One segment of Clavelina lepadiformis chromosome 2, kaClaLepa1.1, whole genome shotgun sequence DNA contains the following:
- the LOC143445911 gene encoding protein phosphatase PTC7 homolog, with product MPPNLHVKLCRLLSLWQPPVLLSRMFSVMTYGRVLARAFANSVSQGELDYLPGVSSFSQSSVYGTSYSKPNSAPSTNPFRLVSAVSGFSKFDSPLRRSSRIPPRAVSILDKRLYGDDACFVTYHNTTDVLGVADGVGGWRNYGIDPSQFSKKLMEACEMLVKTGRFVPNQPSELLASGYKELLEDKAPLAGSSTACIVILDRTKQTLHTANLGDSGFMIVRQGEVIHRSTEQQHTFNTPYQLSMPPEEHRGEVLHDAAEDADTTSFDLELGDIILTATDGLFDNMPDSVILKELSRLKDSKYESIKHTAWSIAEQARDLSYDPDYLSPFAKQARLNGYDVTGGKPDDITVLLSMVTGASE from the exons ATGCCTCCAAATCTTCATGTAAAGCTGTGCAGATTGTTGTCCTTGTGGCAACCCCCTGTCTTGCTGAGCAGAATGTTTTCGGTAATGACTTACGGTCGTGTATTAGCAAGAGCGTTTGCAAACTCAGTAAGTCAGGGGGAGTTGGACTACCTTCCAGGTGTCTCTTCATTCTCACAAAGTTCTGTTTATGGAACATCATATTCCAAACCAAACTCGG CACCATCCACCAATCCATTTAGACTTGTGTCTGCTGTGAGTGGATTTTCTAAGTTTGACTCCCCTCTTCGAAGATCTTCTAGAATACCACCAAGAGCAGTTTCAATTTTGGATAAAAGATTATATGGAGATGATGCATGCTTTGTAACCTATCACAACACAACAGATGTGTTAg GGGTTGCTGATGGTGTTGGTGGATGGAGAAACTATGGCATTGATCCATCACAATTCTCTAAAAAGTTGATGGAAGCTTGTGAGATGTTGGTGAAAACTGGAAGGTTTGTTCCAAACCAACCATCAGAACTTCTTGCTTCTGGATACAAGGAACTGTTAGAAGACAAAGCTCCTTTGGCAG GCAGCAGCACTGCATGCATAGTCATACTTGACAGAACCAAGCAGACTTTGCACACTGCCAACCTCGGAGATTCGGGCTTCATGATAGTGAGGCAAGGAGAGGTGATCCACCGTTCCACTGAACAGCAACACACATTTAATACACCATATCAACTTTCAATGCCGCCTGAAGAACATCGTGGAGAAGTGCTTCATGATGC GGCAGAAGATGCTGATACGACCTCATTTGACCTTGAACTTGGTGACATCATACTAACTGCAACAGATGGTTTATTTGATAATATGCCTGATAGCgttattttaaaagaattatCTAGGCTTAAG gATAGTAAATATGAAAGTATAAAGCATACTGCGTGGAGCATTGCGGAACAGGCACGTGACCTGTCATACGATCCCGACTACTTGTCTCCGTTTGCAAAGCAAGCTAGATTAAATGGTTATGATGTAACAG